A section of the Oncorhynchus gorbuscha isolate QuinsamMale2020 ecotype Even-year linkage group LG06, OgorEven_v1.0, whole genome shotgun sequence genome encodes:
- the LOC124038777 gene encoding gastrin/cholecystokinin type B receptor-like, giving the protein MYSLSFLTGLGGNIMALLVLTRKRTGLAGVSATRRLLVNLAVCDMMVVCVCMPVNLGHQVYNAWVFGEFLCRTVPFVQAVSVSASVLSLAVISLNRYYSVHNPLHARSFFTGRRILCMICVVWIVSSGLCIPLLFMNTTQTLSLLDITLTVCVESWNQVKLKQRYSFLLFCSLYGFPVLFNLVISVLTGWKLWGNDEKRTQDSNTFGITLSLSRLKVRKRIAKMVLSLVVLFTLSWLPLYVVDIWLDFNMTSSLEKEEDDVNHVYHEWILQGRPFALWLGLTNSALNPLCYCFVGNLHRSAKRFRKSYRQKLSSLLSLSPQQSSMPMGSTSVPKLVPYSRAQSEKRGAERRASSRYANLGNKLIKSKSLSSVTVCETVFD; this is encoded by the coding sequence ATGTACTCCCTGTCCTTTCTCACCGGGCTCGGAGGGAACATCATGGCTCTTCTGGTCCTCACCCGAAAGAGGACCGGTCTGGCGGGGGTGTCAGCGACCCGCAGACTGCTGGTCAATCTGGCGGTGTGTGACatgatggtggtgtgtgtgtgcatgccagttaacctgggacaccaggtctACAACGCATGGGTGTTCGGGGAGTTTCTGTGCCGCACCGTGCCGTTCGTTCAGGCTGTGTCGGTGTCTGCGAGCGTCCTGAGCCTGGCGGTGATCAGTCTGAACCGCTACTACAGCGTGCACAACCCTCTACACGCCCGGTCCTTTTTTACCGGGCGGCGGATACTGTGTATGATCTGTGTGGTGTGGATCGTGTCGTCCGGGCTGTGCATACCGCTCCTCTTCATGAATACCACCCAAACTCTGTCGCTGCTGGACATCACCCTCACTGTGTGCGTGGAGAGCTGGAACCAAGTCAAACTGAAACAGAGATATAGCTTTCtgctcttctgctctctctatgGATTCCCTGTGTTGTTTAACCTGGTCATCAGCGTGCTGACCGGCTGGAAGCTGTGGGGCAACGACGAAAAACGGACGCAAGATTCGAATACATTTGGCATTACGCTATCACTGTCCCGTCTGAAAGTGCGTAAAAGGATCGCCAAGATGGTTCTGTCGCTGGTTGTGCTTTTTACCCTGTCTTGGTTGCCTCTGTATGTAGTGGACATATGGTTAGACTTTAACATGACTTCATCtttagagaaagaggaggatgatgtGAACCATGTATATCACGAGTGGATTCTACAGGGGAGACCCTTCGCGCTATGGCTGGGTCTAACCAACTCCGCTCTCAACCCGCTCTGTTATTGCTTCGTGGGTAATTTACACAGGTCTGCAAAACGATTCAGGAAAAGCTACAGACAGAAACTGTCGTCATTGTTAAGTCTGTCGCCACAGCAGTCCTCTATGCCTATGGGCAGCACCTCAGTGCCCAAGCTCGTGCCCTATAGCAGGGCGCAATCAGAGAAGCGCGGCGCAGAAAGGCGCGCATCGAGCAGATATGCCAATCTAGGCAACAAACTAATCAAAAGCAAGAGCCTGTCGTCTGTGACAGTGTGTGAGACTGTTTTTGActga